The Rosa rugosa chromosome 3, drRosRugo1.1, whole genome shotgun sequence sequence TAGTTGAGTAATAAATAACATGCAGTAATGTATTATTTGGTTTTTTGACTAATTCACCTCCTTTACTTGGAGAAGAATATCAAGGATTATTTATTGAATTGAATGACAATTATTTTGGATGCGTGATTGACCTCAGTTCTCTTCTCTTTGTGAAATATATGGTTGAAGAAGTGATTGAATCATTTTCAGGGTTGGGAGTACACAGTTAGTTGTTGAAATATGGTTCCTACCTATGTTGTTGGTGCCCTTGTTCCGCTTTTGTTAACTCTTTTACTTCACAAGTCCAAGAAGGAAACCAAACGGGGTTTGCTCGTCGATGTTGGTGGGGAACCTGGCTATGCAATCCGGAACCATCATTCTGCTTCCCCGGTGGAGTCAGCTTGGGAAGGGATTTCAACTCTTGCTCAACTTTTTGACCAGTCGTGCAACCGATTCCAAAATAAGTGCTTTCTTGGAACCCGGGCATTGGTGTCAAGGGAGCTCGAAGTTACAAAGGATGGGAAATCCTTTGAGAAGCTTCATTTGGGAGACTACAAGTGGCTAACTTATGGGAAGGCATTTGAAGTTGTGTGCAACTTTGCTTCTGGTTTGAGTCAGCTTGGACATAAAAGGGAAGAACGAGTAGCAATCTTTGCTGACACTAGAGAAGAGTGGTTCCTTGCATTGCAGGTGCTTATCACATCTGATCTTCCTAGTTAAAGATTAATCATTcttttgacatttttttttttatattatcttTAGCCCAACTAGAGCTCCACATATGGTGAGaattaattttagtttaccTAAGCTATCGTTAGATTTTTCAAATGGCAATATTTGTAAGTAATGAGAGATCTCTTCATGCCTCCATTGTCTTACTACTCCCAATTAAGTGCAACAAAGAAACAAATGGCTGATTCCTGAATTCTAATATGTTTTCTTATTTCAGGGTTGTTTTAGGCGCAATGTCACTGTTGTTACCATATATGCATCTCTTGGGGAGGAGGCTTTATGTCACTCATTAAAtgaggttctctctctctctctctctctctctctctctctctctcatattaaGCAATATGTTTCCAATTTTCAAATGCTGTGATTTTCCTTTAAATCATCCAAAAGTTGAAGCCTAGTTGGTGGGATTTTTCTCGGATTGGAAATGAACTGATAGTGTTGATTTCTTAGTATTTAATTTGATATAAGTTTTTTcatttgctccaacagattttgTTCTCACTAGTCACTACATTTTATCTTTCTCCAGACAGAAGTTACAACTGTGATTTGTGGGCACAAAGAACTGGAGAAACTTGTAGCCATAAGTGGACAACTTGACACAGTGAACCGCATCATATGTATGGATGATGATATCCCATCTAGTGCTTCGTCTGTTGATAGCAGGTGGAGAATCACTTCATTTGCGGATGTTGAGAAACTTGGACGAGAAAACCCTGTTGATCCTGAATTACCTCTTCCTGCAGATATTGCGGTCATTATGTATACAAGTGGAAGTACAGGATTGCCCAAGGTTTGTAGCTTCTAACATACCGTGTTACTTTAGTTTACACTCATTTCATCCACACATGATGGTGATTGTTATTGTTCATTATCAACTGGGATGTTTATGAACACCTTGAAGGTCTGTGCAACATTTGTGTCGACACTATTTACTTTCCTCTTTATGGTTTGCAGTATCATTTTCGGGTCATATACGTAAAGTTTATAATGAGTTGTGGTTTAAAATAAGAGAGAGGTGCTTTTGTTCACTGTTAAATTTGCAACAATGATGTTTATGATTTGTAGTTAAACTCTACATTTTTCTTGTATACTTGTTTTGAACGCCCTTGGCATTTCAATTATTGCAGTTTACACGTTTATTTTTCCAAATGATAACAGCGGTAATTAACAAAGCCCATTAATCCACTTTCACTTTTCACTTTGTACAGGGTGTAATGATGACACATGCTAATGTCCTAGCTGTTACTTCTGCTGTCATGACCATTGTCCCTGGTATTGGAACCAAGGATATCTATATGGCATATCTCCCCCTTGCTCATATCCTGGAATTAGCAGCAGAGGTATGGAGAATATGTAAGCTTGCTGGATTGCATGGCCACTGTAATTCCAtgagcatttttttttgtttatttggtGATTGTTGTCTTGTTCctataaaaaaaaactgattgtTGTTTTTAAGTTCATTTTTTTCTGCTTCTTGGTTTAAcgaattttattatttatctTGAAGAATGTCATGGTTGCTGCTGGAAGTGCTATAGGGTATGGATCTCCTTTGACTCTTACAGATACgtcaagtaaaataaaaaagggaaCAAAGGGGGATGCAACTGCGcttttgccaactttattgacAGCTGTTCCTGCAATTCTTGATCGTGTTCGAGATGGGGTGCTCAATAAGGTAATTGAATCTTGTCATGCATATTGATATATACACTTGTAAATGCATATGCACATCTACTTAGATCATGCTGTGTGTGCGTGTCCTGGTTTTGAAATTATGCCTGTTTTGTCAACATTGCATCTTCATAATGCTTCAGGTAAATGCAAAAGGTGGGCTATCCAAGAAATTGTTTGAGTTGGCGTATGCTCGTAGGTTGTCTGCTGTGAATGGCAGCTGGTTTGGGGCCTGGGGCCTGGAAAGGATTCTGTGGGACTTTCTT is a genomic window containing:
- the LOC133736979 gene encoding long chain acyl-CoA synthetase 9, chloroplastic, coding for MVPTYVVGALVPLLLTLLLHKSKKETKRGLLVDVGGEPGYAIRNHHSASPVESAWEGISTLAQLFDQSCNRFQNKCFLGTRALVSRELEVTKDGKSFEKLHLGDYKWLTYGKAFEVVCNFASGLSQLGHKREERVAIFADTREEWFLALQGCFRRNVTVVTIYASLGEEALCHSLNETEVTTVICGHKELEKLVAISGQLDTVNRIICMDDDIPSSASSVDSRWRITSFADVEKLGRENPVDPELPLPADIAVIMYTSGSTGLPKGVMMTHANVLAVTSAVMTIVPGIGTKDIYMAYLPLAHILELAAENVMVAAGSAIGYGSPLTLTDTSSKIKKGTKGDATALLPTLLTAVPAILDRVRDGVLNKVNAKGGLSKKLFELAYARRLSAVNGSWFGAWGLERILWDFLVFRKVRAILGGRIRYMLSGGAPLSGDTQRFINICIGTSIGQGYGLTETCAGGTFSEFGDTSVGRVGAPLPCSFIKLIDWPEGGYLISDSPMPRGEIVIGGPNVTVGYFKNEEKTNESYKVDERGMRWFYTGDIGQIHADGCLEIIDRRKDIVKLQHGEYVSLGKVEAALSVCRYIDNIMVHADPFHSYCVALVVASRTTVEDWAAKQGITFSEFSDLCEKEETRKEVQASLLKEAKKARLQKFEIPAKIKLLFEPWTPESGLVTSALKLKRDIIRKAFSEDLSKLYA